The Oreochromis niloticus isolate F11D_XX linkage group LG2, O_niloticus_UMD_NMBU, whole genome shotgun sequence genome includes a region encoding these proteins:
- the LOC100691079 gene encoding signal-regulatory protein beta-2-like isoform X4: MIVLWVTLLLLHQGYTLVPVTTVQLGETITIPCHLPAIETIRKEVHWYKQSAGDTLKVIWTMRESATLEYAPEFNNSRLKVNHDKHFTSLTILKTNQEDEGIYHCGFTEWRKNTKWTGTYLLVKGNTQRTSNYTVVKEKVHPGDSVTLQCSVLSSSNRKTCPGGDNVFWFREANTSHPSIIYTDGNRHHECEKRSDTEQSCVYRLSKNISSSDSGTYYCAVATCGEILYGNGTKLDSRETRVWSQMAGSIIFLLCTVLAISLIVIVALIWTIKKNSDHCRADIQRKYFTDQKKQENKDTWMFSVVVFTTMKADGCTKKNAKPMKKEQIYTAAEAFLFG, encoded by the exons ATGATCGTGTTATGGGTTACGCTCCTTCTTCTCCATCAAGGAT ATACACTTGTTCCAGTAACTACAGTTCAACTTGGGGAAACTATAACCATCCCATGTCATCTGCCAGCGATTGAGACCATTCGTAAAGAAGTCCATTGGTACAAGCAGAGTGCCGGGGACACTCTGAAAGTAATTTGGACAATGAGGGAATCTGCAACACTTGAGTATGCACCTGAGTTTAATAACTCCAGACTGAAGGTCAATCACGATAAACATTTTACCAGCCTGACCATTTTGAAGACAAATCAAGAGGACGAGGGAATCTATCACTGTGGATTCACAGAATGGCGTAAGAATACTAAATGGACCGGGACGTATTTGTTAGTTAAAG GAAACACCCAGAGAACGTCAAACTACACTGTTGTTAAGGAGAAAGTCCATCCAGGAGACTCTGTGACTCTTCagtgttcagtcctctccagcTCTAACAGAAAGACATGTCCAGGAGGTGACAATGTGTTCTGGTTCAGGGAAGCAAATACATCTCATCCTAGCATCATATACACTGATGGAAACAGACATCATGAATGTGAGAAAAGATCTGATACTGAGCAGAGCTGTGTTTATCGCTTGTCTAAGAACATCAGCTCCTCTGATTCTGGGACTTACTACTGTGCTGTGGCGACATGTGGAGAAATATTATATGGAAATGGAACAAAACTGGACAGTCGAG AAACCAGAGTGTGGTCACAGATGGCAGGCAGCATAATTTTTCTACTGTGCACTGTCTTGGCTATAAGTCTGATTGTTATAGTTGCCCTCATTTGGACGATCAAGAAAAACAGTGATCATTGCAGAG CTGATATCCAGAGGAAATATTTTACTGATCAGAAGAAACAAGAG AATAAGGACACATGgatgttttctgttgttgtttttaccaCAATGAAAGCTGATGGATGCACAAAAAAGAATGCAAAACCTATGAAGAAGGAGCAGATCTACACAGCTGCCGAGGCGTTTCTCTTTGGTTAG
- the LOC102076610 gene encoding signal-regulatory protein beta-2: protein MPPTVSQAPKSVTQALYKMIRLWIALLFVNRGSALVPVTTAQLGGPITFTCVLPKTETGRRDIQWYKQSPGDTLKIIWTLKESATPRFAPEFDNSRWKANSDKNVSNLTILKTNQEDEGIYHCGFTEWLQDTTWTGTYLLVKGNTQRISNYTVVQEKAIHLGDSVTLQCSVLSVSVNKTCPGGLEVFWFKEGSHRSHPSIIYTDGNGHHECEKRSETEKSCAYRFSKNISSSDAGTYYCAVATCGEILYGKGTKLDIQGCSVWSQSVSTVIFLLCPVLVLIVIAVLAYTIKKTNSDHCKAAVLEKNFGDLKSQQKKDTLMFSAVVFTVMKADKYKRKDAVKQQQIYMAVKAFGLD, encoded by the exons ATGCCTCCCACAGTCAGTCAAGCACCTAAGTCCGTAACACAAGCCCTTTACAAGATGATCAGATTATGGATTGCACTGCTTTTTGTTAATCGAGGAT CTGCACTCGTTCCAGTAACTACAGCTCAGCTCGGGGGACCTATAACCTTTACATGTGTTCTACCCAAGACTGAGACTGGCCGCAGAGACATCCAATGGTATAAGCAGAGTCCTGGAGACACTCTGAAAATAATATGGACACTAAAGGAATCTGCAACACCTAGGTTTGCACCTGAATTTGATAACTCAAGATGGAAAGCTAATTCTGATAAAAATGTTAGCAACCTGacaattttgaaaacaaatcAAGAGGATGAGGGAATCTATCACTGTGGGTTCACAGAGTGGCTCCAAGATACTACATGGACTGGGACATATTTGTTAGTAAAAG GAAACACCCAGAGGATATCAAACTATACCGTTGTTCAGGAGAAGGCCATCCATCTAGGAGACTCAGTGACTCTCCAATGTTCAGTTCTCTCCGTCTCAGTTAACAAGACATGTCCAGGGGGTCTTGAGGTATTCTGGTTCAAAGAAGGATCACATAGATCTCATCCTAGTATTATCTATACTGATGGAAACGGACATCATGAATGTGAGAAAAGATCAGAGACTGAAAAAAGCTGTGCGTATCGCTTCTCTAAGAACATCAGCTCCTCTGATGCTGGGACTTACTACTGTGCTGTGGCCACATGTGGGGAGATATTATATGGAAAAGGAACTAAACTGGACATTCAAG GGTGCAGCGTGTGGTCACAGAGTGTCAGTACAGTTATTTTTCTGCTGTGTCCTGTCTTGGTTCTGATTGTTATTGCTGTCCTCGCTTACACAATCAAGAAAACCAACAGTGATCATTGCAAAG CTGCTGTCCTGGAGAAAAACTTTGGTGATTTGAAAAGCCAACAG AAAAAGGACACATTgatgttttctgctgttgtgtttACGGTGATGAAGGCTGACAAATATAAAAGAAAGGAtgcagtgaagcagcagcagatctACATGGCTGTCAAGGCTTTTGGACTGGATTAG
- the LOC100691079 gene encoding signal-regulatory protein beta-2-like isoform X3 — protein sequence MIVLWVTLLLLHQGYTLVPVTTVQLGETVTIPCHLPAIETIRKEVHWYKQSAGDTLKIIWTMRESATPEFAPEFNNSRLKVNHDKHFTSLTILKTNQEDEGIYHCGFTEWRKNTEWTGTYLLVKGNTQRTSNYTVVKEKVHPGASVTLQCSVLSSSNRKTCPGGHNVFWFREANTSHPSIIYTDGNRHHECEKRSDTEQSCVYRLSKNISSSDSGTYYCAVATCGKILFGNATKQQMEQTAGLEFISLVIAIICLIISVILNIIFICCRTPRAACEQFQKKSSSQERQDDLRQTVDSSPEGEYDLNYAALHFSGSKGTRGKKRKNELETEESVYSQVKCRM from the exons ATGATCGTGTTATGGGTTACGCTCCTTCTTCTCCATCAAGGAT ATACACTTGTTCCAGTAACGACAGTTCAACTTGGGGAGACTGTAACCATCCCATGTCATCTGCCAGCGATTGAGACCATTCGTAAAGAAGTCCATTGGTACAAGCAGAGTGCCGGGGACACTCTGAAAATAATTTGGACAATGAGGGAATCTGCAACACCTGAGTTTGCACCTGAGTTTAATAACTCCAGATTGAAGGTCAATCACGATAAACATTTTACCAGCCTGACCATTTTGAAGACAAATCAAGAGGACGAGGGAATCTATCACTGTGGATTCACAGAGTGGCGTAAGAATACTGAGTGGACAGGGACGTATTTGTTGGTAAAAG GAAACACCCAGAGAACGTCAAACTACACTGTTGTTAAGGAGAAAGTCCATCCAGGAGCCTCTGTGACTCTTCaatgttcagtcctctccagcTCTAACAGAAAGACATGTCCAGGAGGTCACAATGTGTTCTGGTTCAGGGAAGCAAATACATCTCATCCTAGCATCATATACACTGATGGAAACAGACATCATGAATGTGAGAAAAGATCCGATACTGAGCAGAGTTGTGTTTATCGCTTGTCTAAGAACATCAGCTCCTCTGATTCTGGGACTTACTACTGTGCTGTGGCCACATGTGGAAAAATATTATTTGGAAAtgcaactaaacaacaaatgg aGCAAACAGCAGGTTTGGAATTTATTTCTTTGGTGATAGCAATAATCTGCTTGATAATTTCTGTGATTCTCAATATTATTTTCATCTGCTGCCGAACTCCAAGAGCAGCATGTGAACAATTTCAAA AAAAAAGCTCTTCACAGGAAAGACAAGATGACTTGAGGCAAACAGTGGACAGTAGT CCTGAAGGTGAATATGATCTGAACTACGCTGCACTGCATTTCTCTGGAAGCAAAGGTACaagaggaaagaagaggaagaatgaactggaaactgaagAAAGTGTGTATTCTCAAGTTAAATGCAGAATGTGA
- the LOC100691079 gene encoding signal-regulatory protein beta-2-like isoform X9, with product MIVLWVTLLLLHQGYFCVFSMKLDTLVPVTTVQLGETITIPCHLPAIETIRKEVHWYKQSAGDTLKVIWTMRESATLEYAPEFNNSRLKVNHDKHFTSLTILKTNQEDEGIYHCGFTEWRKNTKWTGTYLLVKGNTQRTSNYTVVKEKVHPGDSVTLQCSVLSSSNRKTCPGGDNVFWFREANTSHPSIIYTDGNRHHECEKRSDTEQSCVYRLSKNISSSDSGTYYCAVATCGEILYGNGTKLDSRETRVWSQMAGSIIFLLCTVLAISLIVIVALIWTIKKNSDHCRE from the exons ATGATCGTGTTATGGGTTACGCTCCTTCTTCTCCATCAAGGAT atttctgtgtgttttctatGAAATTAGATACACTTGTTCCAGTAACTACAGTTCAACTTGGGGAAACTATAACCATCCCATGTCATCTGCCAGCGATTGAGACCATTCGTAAAGAAGTCCATTGGTACAAGCAGAGTGCCGGGGACACTCTGAAAGTAATTTGGACAATGAGGGAATCTGCAACACTTGAGTATGCACCTGAGTTTAATAACTCCAGACTGAAGGTCAATCACGATAAACATTTTACCAGCCTGACCATTTTGAAGACAAATCAAGAGGACGAGGGAATCTATCACTGTGGATTCACAGAATGGCGTAAGAATACTAAATGGACCGGGACGTATTTGTTAGTTAAAG GAAACACCCAGAGAACGTCAAACTACACTGTTGTTAAGGAGAAAGTCCATCCAGGAGACTCTGTGACTCTTCagtgttcagtcctctccagcTCTAACAGAAAGACATGTCCAGGAGGTGACAATGTGTTCTGGTTCAGGGAAGCAAATACATCTCATCCTAGCATCATATACACTGATGGAAACAGACATCATGAATGTGAGAAAAGATCTGATACTGAGCAGAGCTGTGTTTATCGCTTGTCTAAGAACATCAGCTCCTCTGATTCTGGGACTTACTACTGTGCTGTGGCGACATGTGGAGAAATATTATATGGAAATGGAACAAAACTGGACAGTCGAG AAACCAGAGTGTGGTCACAGATGGCAGGCAGCATAATTTTTCTACTGTGCACTGTCTTGGCTATAAGTCTGATTGTTATAGTTGCCCTCATTTGGACGATCAAGAAAAACAGTGATCATTGCAGAG AATAA
- the LOC102076764 gene encoding uncharacterized protein LOC102076764 isoform X2, producing the protein MRIIFYLLMLSVVYCSEEQIFETKIAHVGANIKLTCPRRSTGTLFWIKLVSGNFPKIFGRSFSSQRVDQRIRTATEDGIFDLYITKVQESDTGVYFCVKTLSRDLIFLKGTFLKVEGPEPAFTTALPSDPVHLAHTVTLQCSILRDFQNKSCPTDKRMFCLSAKSHRSHLDLNYSCVNGEDEYEKNPEELSAKTCFYSYFRNFSSFDFQAYYCSVATCVESSSGDKTKGDTAVDRSNSKRNNIFFYLFIATLAISVIVIAFLVYSIKKLKTNSHVYSNAALETNGISGGDQENPQTDEDTLVYSTATFKKVSKSVERHKKPTEEDNIYAAVKAPVLD; encoded by the exons ATGAggattatattttatttgctgATGCTCAGTGTTGTGT ATTGCTCAGAAGAGCAGATTTTTGAGACAAAGATTGCTCATGTTGGAGCGAATATAAAGCTGACATGCCCCCGCAGGTCTACGGGAACCTTATTTTGGATCAAGCTTGTTTCTGGAAATTTTCCTAAAATATTTGGAAGGTCATTTAGCTCTCAGAGGGTTGATCAGCGCATTAGAACTGCAACAGAGGATGGAATATTTGATTTATATATTACAAAAGTACAGGAAAGTGATACAGGAGTTTACTTCTGTGTGAAAACATTAAGTCGAgacttaatatttttgaaaggAACATTCCTGAAAGTAGAAG GACCAGAACCTGCTTTCACTACAGCTCTCCCATCTGATCCTGTCCATCTGGCACACACAGTGACACTGCAGTGTTCGATCCTCCGTGACTTTCAGAACAAAAGTTGTCCCACTGATAAGAGGATGTTCTGTTTGAGTGCCAAATCACATCGGTCACACCTGGATTTAAATTATAGTTGTGTTAATGGTGAAGATGAATATGAAAAGAATCCAGAGGAACTCTCAGCAAAGACATGTTTCTACAGCTACTTCAGAAACTTCAGCTCTTTTGATTTTCAGGCATATTACTGTTCGGTGGCCACATGTGTGGAGTCATCTTCTGGGGATAAAACAAAAGGCGATACTGCAG TCGACAGGAGCAATTCAAAAAGGAACAACAtatttttttacctgtttatcGCTACTCTGGCTATAAGTGTGATTGTTATAGCCTTTCTAGTCTATTCCATCAAAAAACTAAAGACGAATTCACATGTGTACTCTAATG CTGCTCTGGAAACAAATGGAATTTCAGGTGGTGATCAGGAAAATCCACAg ACAGATGAGGATACGTTGGTATATTCTACAgcaacttttaaaaaagtgaGTAAATCAGTGGAAAGACATAAAAAACCAACAGAGGAAGACAACATCTATGCTGCTGTCAAGGCTCCTGTCCTGGATTAA
- the LOC102076764 gene encoding uncharacterized protein LOC102076764 isoform X3, which produces MRIIFYLLMLSVVYCSEEQIFETKIAHVGANIKLTCPRRSTGTLFWIKLVSGNFPKIFGRSFSSQRVDQRIRTATEDGIFDLYITKVQESDTGVYFCVKTLSRDLIFLKGTFLKVEGPEPAFTTALPSDPVHLAHTVTLQCSILRDFQNKSCPTDKRMFCLSAKSHRSHLDLNYSCVNGEDEYEKNPEELSAKTCFYSYFRNFSSFDFQAYYCSVATCVESSSGDKTKGDTAAVDRSNSKRNNIFFYLFIATLAISVIVIAFLVYSIKKLKTNSHVYSNAALETNGISGGDQENPQMRIRWYILQQLLKK; this is translated from the exons ATGAggattatattttatttgctgATGCTCAGTGTTGTGT ATTGCTCAGAAGAGCAGATTTTTGAGACAAAGATTGCTCATGTTGGAGCGAATATAAAGCTGACATGCCCCCGCAGGTCTACGGGAACCTTATTTTGGATCAAGCTTGTTTCTGGAAATTTTCCTAAAATATTTGGAAGGTCATTTAGCTCTCAGAGGGTTGATCAGCGCATTAGAACTGCAACAGAGGATGGAATATTTGATTTATATATTACAAAAGTACAGGAAAGTGATACAGGAGTTTACTTCTGTGTGAAAACATTAAGTCGAgacttaatatttttgaaaggAACATTCCTGAAAGTAGAAG GACCAGAACCTGCTTTCACTACAGCTCTCCCATCTGATCCTGTCCATCTGGCACACACAGTGACACTGCAGTGTTCGATCCTCCGTGACTTTCAGAACAAAAGTTGTCCCACTGATAAGAGGATGTTCTGTTTGAGTGCCAAATCACATCGGTCACACCTGGATTTAAATTATAGTTGTGTTAATGGTGAAGATGAATATGAAAAGAATCCAGAGGAACTCTCAGCAAAGACATGTTTCTACAGCTACTTCAGAAACTTCAGCTCTTTTGATTTTCAGGCATATTACTGTTCGGTGGCCACATGTGTGGAGTCATCTTCTGGGGATAAAACAAAAGGCGATACTGCAG CAGTCGACAGGAGCAATTCAAAAAGGAACAACAtatttttttacctgtttatcGCTACTCTGGCTATAAGTGTGATTGTTATAGCCTTTCTAGTCTATTCCATCAAAAAACTAAAGACGAATTCACATGTGTACTCTAATG CTGCTCTGGAAACAAATGGAATTTCAGGTGGTGATCAGGAAAATCCACAg ATGAGGATACGTTGGTATATTCTACAgcaacttttaaaaaagtga
- the LOC102076764 gene encoding uncharacterized protein LOC102076764 isoform X1, with protein sequence MRIIFYLLMLSVVYCSEEQIFETKIAHVGANIKLTCPRRSTGTLFWIKLVSGNFPKIFGRSFSSQRVDQRIRTATEDGIFDLYITKVQESDTGVYFCVKTLSRDLIFLKGTFLKVEGPEPAFTTALPSDPVHLAHTVTLQCSILRDFQNKSCPTDKRMFCLSAKSHRSHLDLNYSCVNGEDEYEKNPEELSAKTCFYSYFRNFSSFDFQAYYCSVATCVESSSGDKTKGDTAAVDRSNSKRNNIFFYLFIATLAISVIVIAFLVYSIKKLKTNSHVYSNAALETNGISGGDQENPQTDEDTLVYSTATFKKVSKSVERHKKPTEEDNIYAAVKAPVLD encoded by the exons ATGAggattatattttatttgctgATGCTCAGTGTTGTGT ATTGCTCAGAAGAGCAGATTTTTGAGACAAAGATTGCTCATGTTGGAGCGAATATAAAGCTGACATGCCCCCGCAGGTCTACGGGAACCTTATTTTGGATCAAGCTTGTTTCTGGAAATTTTCCTAAAATATTTGGAAGGTCATTTAGCTCTCAGAGGGTTGATCAGCGCATTAGAACTGCAACAGAGGATGGAATATTTGATTTATATATTACAAAAGTACAGGAAAGTGATACAGGAGTTTACTTCTGTGTGAAAACATTAAGTCGAgacttaatatttttgaaaggAACATTCCTGAAAGTAGAAG GACCAGAACCTGCTTTCACTACAGCTCTCCCATCTGATCCTGTCCATCTGGCACACACAGTGACACTGCAGTGTTCGATCCTCCGTGACTTTCAGAACAAAAGTTGTCCCACTGATAAGAGGATGTTCTGTTTGAGTGCCAAATCACATCGGTCACACCTGGATTTAAATTATAGTTGTGTTAATGGTGAAGATGAATATGAAAAGAATCCAGAGGAACTCTCAGCAAAGACATGTTTCTACAGCTACTTCAGAAACTTCAGCTCTTTTGATTTTCAGGCATATTACTGTTCGGTGGCCACATGTGTGGAGTCATCTTCTGGGGATAAAACAAAAGGCGATACTGCAG CAGTCGACAGGAGCAATTCAAAAAGGAACAACAtatttttttacctgtttatcGCTACTCTGGCTATAAGTGTGATTGTTATAGCCTTTCTAGTCTATTCCATCAAAAAACTAAAGACGAATTCACATGTGTACTCTAATG CTGCTCTGGAAACAAATGGAATTTCAGGTGGTGATCAGGAAAATCCACAg ACAGATGAGGATACGTTGGTATATTCTACAgcaacttttaaaaaagtgaGTAAATCAGTGGAAAGACATAAAAAACCAACAGAGGAAGACAACATCTATGCTGCTGTCAAGGCTCCTGTCCTGGATTAA
- the LOC100691079 gene encoding signal-regulatory protein beta-2-like isoform X2, with protein MIVLWVTLLLLHQGYFCVFSMKLDTLVPVTTVQLGETITIPCHLPAIETIRKEVHWYKQSAGDTLKVIWTMRESATLEYAPEFNNSRLKVNHDKHFTSLTILKTNQEDEGIYHCGFTEWRKNTKWTGTYLLVKGNTQRTSNYTVVKEKVHPGDSVTLQCSVLSSSNRKTCPGGDNVFWFREANTSHPSIIYTDGNRHHECEKRSDTEQSCVYRLSKNISSSDSGTYYCAVATCGEILYGNGTKLDSRETRVWSQMAGSIIFLLCTVLAISLIVIVALIWTIKKNSDHCRADIQRKYFTDQKKQENKDTWMFSVVVFTTMKADGCTKKNAKPMKKEQIYTAAEAFLFG; from the exons ATGATCGTGTTATGGGTTACGCTCCTTCTTCTCCATCAAGGAT atttctgtgtgttttctatGAAATTAGATACACTTGTTCCAGTAACTACAGTTCAACTTGGGGAAACTATAACCATCCCATGTCATCTGCCAGCGATTGAGACCATTCGTAAAGAAGTCCATTGGTACAAGCAGAGTGCCGGGGACACTCTGAAAGTAATTTGGACAATGAGGGAATCTGCAACACTTGAGTATGCACCTGAGTTTAATAACTCCAGACTGAAGGTCAATCACGATAAACATTTTACCAGCCTGACCATTTTGAAGACAAATCAAGAGGACGAGGGAATCTATCACTGTGGATTCACAGAATGGCGTAAGAATACTAAATGGACCGGGACGTATTTGTTAGTTAAAG GAAACACCCAGAGAACGTCAAACTACACTGTTGTTAAGGAGAAAGTCCATCCAGGAGACTCTGTGACTCTTCagtgttcagtcctctccagcTCTAACAGAAAGACATGTCCAGGAGGTGACAATGTGTTCTGGTTCAGGGAAGCAAATACATCTCATCCTAGCATCATATACACTGATGGAAACAGACATCATGAATGTGAGAAAAGATCTGATACTGAGCAGAGCTGTGTTTATCGCTTGTCTAAGAACATCAGCTCCTCTGATTCTGGGACTTACTACTGTGCTGTGGCGACATGTGGAGAAATATTATATGGAAATGGAACAAAACTGGACAGTCGAG AAACCAGAGTGTGGTCACAGATGGCAGGCAGCATAATTTTTCTACTGTGCACTGTCTTGGCTATAAGTCTGATTGTTATAGTTGCCCTCATTTGGACGATCAAGAAAAACAGTGATCATTGCAGAG CTGATATCCAGAGGAAATATTTTACTGATCAGAAGAAACAAGAG AATAAGGACACATGgatgttttctgttgttgtttttaccaCAATGAAAGCTGATGGATGCACAAAAAAGAATGCAAAACCTATGAAGAAGGAGCAGATCTACACAGCTGCCGAGGCGTTTCTCTTTGGTTAG
- the LOC102078651 gene encoding uncharacterized protein LOC102078651: MIVIWVALLAIHQGYTLIPVTKVQLGEPATLLCDLPKTVYRRRVDWYKQSPGDTLQRIWTVKDSAAPAFAPEFNNSKWDVKYDKNLSKLTILRTRQEDEGMYHCGFTAWLQDTKWTATYLLVKGNTQRTSNYSVVQEKIAPPGGSVTLHCSLLSNFDDKTCSGGLSMFWFREGSNPSHPSIIYTDGNRHHKCGNSSATQQSCVYQFNKSISSSEEGTYYCAVATCGKILFGKGTKLQIEHKGGSEFSALVITIACLVISVIVNIILICCRNPRASCEQFKNNSSSQARQSDLCQTVDNSAESGHDLNYAALHFSGRKATCTRGKKKNELETEESVYSQVKCKM, translated from the exons ATGATTGTGATATGGGTTGCACTGCTTGCTATTCATCAAGGAT ACACACTTATTCCAGTAACTAAGGTTCAGCTCGGTGAACCTGCAACTTTACTGTGTGACCTGCCTAAGACCGTGTACAGGCGTAGAGTCGATTGGTACAAGCAGAGTCCTGGAGACACTCTGCAAAGAATTTGGACAGTGAAGGACTCTGCAGCACCTGCCTTTGCACCTGAGTTCAACAACTCAAAATGGGATGTTAAGTATGACAAGAATTTGAGCAAACTGACCATTTTGAGGACAAGACAAGAGGACGAAGGAATGTATCACTGTGGATTCACAGCGTGGCTCCAAGATACCAAATGGACTGCGACATATTTGTTAGTAAAAG GAAACACCCAGAGAACATCAAACTATTCTGTTGTTCAAGAGAAGATAGCCCCTCCAGGAGGCTCAGTCACTCTTCATTGTTCACTCCTCTCTAATTTTGATGACAAGACATGTTCCGGAGGTCTCAGTATGTTCTGGTTTAGAGAAGGATCAAATCCATCTCATCCTAGCATCATCTACACTGACGGAAACAGACATCATAAATGTGGGAATAGCTCTGCGACTCAGCAGAGTTGTGTTTATCAATTCAATAAAAGTATTAGCTCCTCAGAAGAAGGGACTTACTATTGTGCTGTGGCCACATGTGGGAAGATATTGTTTGGAAAAGGAACTAAACTGCAAATAg AGCACAAAGGAGGTTCTGAATTTTCTGCACTGGTGATAACAATAGCCTGCTTGGTCATTTCTGTGATTGTCAATATTATTTTGATCTGTTGCCGAAACCCAAGAGCATCATGTGAACAATTTAAAA ATAACAGCTCTTCACAAGCAAGGCAAAGTGATTTATGCCAAACAGTGGACAACAGT GCTGAAAGTGGACATGATCTGAACTATGCTGCTCTTCACTTCTCTGGAAGGAAAGCTACCTGTACaagaggaaagaagaagaatgaactggaaactgaagAAAGTGTTTATTCTCAAGTTAAATGCAAAATGTAA